Proteins encoded within one genomic window of Synechococcus sp. PCC 7335:
- a CDS encoding NAD(P)/FAD-dependent oxidoreductase yields MASETTDVVIIGSGIGGLCCAALLAHYGKKVTVCESHTLIGGAAHGFERDGHRFDSGPSLYSGLSESPSPNPLRQVLDIIGEDIAWANYDTWGCRLPEGDFDTSVGADQFCEVLQRLRGPKAVAEWRELQRVMQPLASAAVALPTAAVRFDWGAVRTAAPFVPKLLKHSLNTLKLTGPFSRVMDGVITDSFARNWLDMLCFLLSGLPASGISTAEVAFMFADWYRPNVQLDYPIGGSAALVEALAKGVTKHGGEIRTGSHVSWITAEEGRVTGVALRSGEKIAAQTVISNASIWDTLKLAPDGVLPKKFVETRSQIPPCESFMHLHLGIEAQGLPADLACHYIVVNDWDKGVDAPQNLVLISIPSVLDPSLAPPGKHTLHVYTPGNEPYEPWQGMNRGSAAYAAQKQARSEVMWQALERVIPDIRQRTTLSLTGTPLTHERYLSRYRGSYGPAIQAGKALFPGPLTPIKGLLCCGDSTFPGIGLPAVAASGMIAAHSLIPISQHQKSLGAITI; encoded by the coding sequence ATGGCATCAGAAACAACAGATGTTGTTATTATCGGCAGCGGTATCGGTGGCCTGTGCTGCGCTGCATTGCTAGCCCACTACGGCAAGAAAGTAACAGTCTGCGAAAGCCATACCCTGATCGGTGGTGCGGCTCACGGCTTCGAGCGTGATGGTCATCGTTTTGACTCTGGGCCTTCCCTATATTCGGGGCTGTCCGAAAGTCCTTCGCCCAATCCGCTGCGTCAGGTGCTCGACATCATCGGCGAAGATATTGCCTGGGCCAACTACGATACTTGGGGCTGCCGTCTGCCCGAGGGCGATTTTGATACCTCTGTAGGCGCCGACCAGTTTTGTGAGGTCTTGCAAAGGCTGCGCGGCCCCAAAGCTGTGGCCGAATGGCGAGAGCTTCAGCGCGTTATGCAGCCGCTGGCTAGTGCGGCGGTGGCGCTACCTACTGCCGCTGTTCGCTTCGACTGGGGCGCGGTGAGGACCGCAGCGCCTTTCGTGCCAAAGCTACTAAAGCACAGCCTGAACACGCTGAAGCTGACCGGGCCTTTTAGCCGGGTGATGGACGGCGTGATCACCGATTCGTTTGCGCGCAACTGGCTAGATATGCTGTGCTTTTTGCTCTCCGGCTTGCCTGCGAGTGGCATCAGCACCGCAGAGGTTGCCTTTATGTTTGCCGATTGGTATCGGCCGAATGTGCAGCTTGACTATCCGATTGGAGGATCAGCGGCGCTAGTAGAGGCATTGGCTAAAGGGGTGACTAAGCACGGCGGCGAAATCAGAACCGGCTCGCACGTAAGCTGGATTACTGCTGAGGAAGGCAGGGTAACGGGCGTGGCGCTGCGAAGCGGCGAAAAGATTGCGGCGCAGACTGTTATTTCTAACGCTTCGATCTGGGACACACTGAAGCTAGCGCCCGACGGCGTCTTGCCTAAGAAGTTTGTCGAAACGCGATCGCAAATACCGCCGTGTGAAAGCTTTATGCATTTGCATCTGGGCATAGAGGCACAGGGCTTACCAGCAGATTTAGCCTGTCACTACATCGTGGTCAACGACTGGGACAAAGGCGTAGATGCTCCTCAAAACCTAGTGCTAATTTCGATTCCGTCCGTGCTCGATCCTTCACTGGCACCACCAGGTAAACACACGCTGCACGTCTACACCCCTGGCAATGAGCCCTATGAACCCTGGCAGGGGATGAACCGAGGCAGCGCCGCCTACGCAGCCCAAAAGCAAGCGCGATCCGAAGTGATGTGGCAAGCACTAGAAAGAGTCATTCCGGATATCCGTCAGCGGACAACGCTGAGCCTAACTGGAACGCCACTGACGCATGAGCGCTATTTGAGTCGATATCGGGGTTCCTATGGCCCAGCAATTCAGGCTGGAAAAGCGCTCTTTCCTGGACCGCTCACCCCAATCAAAGGCCTGCTATGCTGCGGCGACTCTACCTTTCCTGGCATTGGACTACCCGCAGTCGCAGCCAGCGGAATGATCGCAGCCCACTCGCTGATTCCAATCTCTCAGCACCAGAAATCGCTTGGCGCTATTACCATCTAA
- a CDS encoding slipin family protein — translation MRITVFEYERGLEYIKGRFRRELPPGQYWVTPIFGSRVIRKVDVRSQYVSVPGQEILTADGLSLKVSLSVVYEVVSPEIAINKVAAYSTALYKTVQDGLREVVSEVTMEELLMNRNILSRQILERTTPAVAPLGLRLTQVSIKDLMLPGKLRDLYTKVAQAKQEGIAQLERARGETAALRNLANAARMINDNPNLLKLRWLQALERSTGNSFVVSTNPSVEERKTTA, via the coding sequence ATGCGGATCACCGTTTTTGAATACGAGCGCGGACTAGAGTACATAAAGGGTCGCTTTAGGCGGGAATTGCCGCCCGGTCAATACTGGGTTACGCCGATTTTTGGTAGCAGAGTGATTCGTAAAGTGGATGTTCGTTCGCAGTACGTATCTGTACCTGGGCAAGAAATTTTGACCGCTGACGGACTTAGCCTGAAGGTGAGTCTGAGCGTGGTCTATGAAGTGGTAAGCCCAGAAATTGCGATCAATAAGGTAGCGGCGTACTCCACGGCTCTGTACAAAACGGTGCAAGATGGGCTGCGAGAAGTGGTGAGTGAGGTCACAATGGAAGAGCTGCTCATGAACCGTAATATTCTTAGTCGGCAAATTCTTGAGCGCACCACACCCGCTGTCGCGCCACTAGGGCTACGTCTGACTCAGGTTAGTATCAAAGATCTGATGCTACCAGGAAAGCTACGCGACCTATACACCAAGGTCGCTCAGGCTAAACAGGAGGGGATTGCCCAGCTTGAGCGGGCAAGAGGCGAGACCGCGGCACTACGGAATCTGGCAAACGCGGCCCGGATGATTAATGACAATCCTAATCTGCTGAAGCTGCGCTGGCTACAGGCGCTAGAGCGATCTACAGGAAACTCGTTTGTGGTTTCCACCAATCCTTCTGTAGAAGAAAGAAAAACAACAGCGTAA
- a CDS encoding DoxX family protein, which yields MNISSLANLVFKPNVSANTASQATLAIARVVLGLMMIHNGQDKLADIESFAQAYVAYLGLPFPIFLSYVAAYTELIAAPLVMVGLFTRPAAFGLFSTMCVAMYHHVKVAGLSLPYLELSAIYAACFLYFTVNGPGLFSFDALIANRIDASALSARAKQVMRLEKAFQAESVQKSEVTAQ from the coding sequence ATGAACATCTCCTCTCTCGCTAACCTAGTTTTTAAGCCTAACGTCAGCGCGAATACTGCTTCACAGGCAACCCTTGCGATCGCCCGCGTCGTCCTCGGCCTGATGATGATCCACAACGGTCAAGATAAGCTTGCTGATATCGAAAGCTTTGCTCAGGCATATGTTGCCTACCTTGGTCTGCCTTTCCCTATTTTCCTTAGCTACGTTGCTGCCTACACTGAGCTAATTGCCGCGCCTTTGGTGATGGTGGGTCTCTTTACTCGACCTGCTGCCTTTGGCCTATTTAGCACCATGTGCGTCGCGATGTACCACCACGTCAAGGTTGCCGGTCTAAGCCTACCTTACCTAGAGCTCTCTGCAATCTACGCGGCGTGTTTCTTGTACTTCACTGTGAATGGTCCTGGACTGTTCTCTTTTGACGCACTGATCGCCAATCGCATTGATGCAAGTGCGCTATCTGCAAGAGCTAAGCAAGTCATGCGTTTAGAAAAAGCATTCCAAGCTGAGAGCGTTCAAAAGTCTGAGGTTACCGCCCAGTAG
- a CDS encoding M17 family metallopeptidase, producing MTRTIPLHFVDEEQLKHGYVNQSVWLEMSGFTARPGSHCLLPSADGELDQVLVGKPETFDTWTLGALSQSLPAQKYFLADDFSADIATKLCLGWVLGQYRFTRYKQLADALPELDFPENVDDRYVTAAAEATYLVRDLINTPALDMAPQHLAEAAQQLAKHFGAVCEITQGEALVEKNYPMIYAVGQANSAPSAQTPRLIDLRWGEAGNPTVTLVGKGVCFDTGGLNIKAATGMKLMKKDMGGAAQVLGLAKMIMQLKVPVELRVLVPAVENSISSNSTRPSDVLTARQGTTVEIGNTDAEGRLVLADALTEASSESPDLLIDCATLTGAARVAVGAEIAALFCNDDETADALLAAAEGVDDPLWRLPLHKPYRAMLESKVADLNNISSTPYGGSITAALFLHEFIQEQRPWIHLDLMAYNTRSLPGRPEGGEAMGMRALFELIQTRFGHDSSDRAI from the coding sequence TTGACACGCACTATCCCACTACATTTTGTCGATGAAGAGCAACTCAAACATGGCTACGTCAATCAGTCAGTGTGGCTAGAGATGTCTGGATTTACCGCCAGACCCGGCAGTCACTGTCTGCTACCTTCTGCCGATGGTGAGCTAGACCAGGTGCTAGTCGGCAAGCCTGAAACCTTTGACACTTGGACACTAGGTGCGCTCTCTCAGAGTTTACCTGCCCAGAAATACTTCCTAGCCGATGATTTTTCGGCTGATATCGCCACTAAGCTCTGTCTGGGCTGGGTTCTCGGCCAGTATCGCTTCACCCGCTACAAGCAGCTAGCAGACGCCTTACCTGAACTCGATTTTCCTGAGAACGTAGACGATAGATACGTGACTGCTGCTGCTGAAGCCACTTATTTAGTCCGCGATCTAATCAACACACCCGCTCTAGACATGGCCCCACAGCACCTAGCAGAGGCTGCCCAACAGCTAGCCAAACACTTTGGAGCCGTCTGCGAGATCACTCAAGGAGAAGCGCTAGTAGAAAAGAACTACCCTATGATCTATGCGGTGGGCCAGGCCAACAGTGCGCCCAGTGCGCAGACGCCTAGACTCATTGATCTGAGGTGGGGCGAGGCGGGTAATCCTACGGTCACCCTAGTGGGCAAGGGCGTCTGTTTTGATACGGGTGGATTGAACATTAAAGCGGCCACTGGGATGAAGCTGATGAAGAAAGACATGGGCGGCGCCGCTCAGGTGCTTGGGCTCGCTAAAATGATCATGCAGCTGAAGGTGCCTGTAGAACTGCGGGTATTGGTGCCGGCGGTTGAAAACAGTATCTCCAGTAATTCAACTAGGCCTTCAGATGTGCTGACTGCGCGTCAAGGCACAACGGTAGAAATTGGCAATACAGATGCAGAAGGCAGGCTAGTGCTAGCCGACGCGTTAACAGAGGCCAGCAGTGAATCGCCGGATCTGCTAATCGATTGCGCCACACTGACTGGAGCAGCGCGAGTAGCGGTTGGCGCAGAGATTGCCGCGCTATTTTGCAATGATGATGAAACTGCTGACGCTCTTTTGGCGGCGGCAGAGGGGGTAGACGACCCGCTGTGGAGACTGCCTTTGCACAAACCTTACCGAGCCATGCTAGAGAGTAAAGTTGCTGATCTCAACAATATTTCTAGTACGCCCTATGGCGGCTCGATTACAGCGGCGCTATTCTTACACGAATTTATCCAAGAACAAAGACCCTGGATCCACCTCGATTTGATGGCCTATAACACCCGGTCGCTGCCAGGACGCCCAGAAGGCGGTGAAGCGATGGGAATGCGAGCGTTATTTGAGCTGATTCAGACACGATTTGGACACGATTCTAGCGATCGCGCGATTTAG
- a CDS encoding DUF3685 domain-containing protein has protein sequence MSDATRPQPGPTQNPLQLMLVDADPVFRLGLKVWLEQQSDFTVVAEAGSSDEALAEVRSRFSTYRQSLDDPALRQSGRRTTPPIDLILLDLGIGALDPDATPGLSLCQQIKTDFPDLPVLVLGTRDEPVLQSAAERMGANGYGTRSMSVRRLAQLIRQAADPNQTRPTNAPTPSIPTAERSQSPLSALSDIPGPLTAMRISMRLSGLRQIDKALFDVNLARQQTSSWLKQTILDGKKRELTAARWLMAALWRTPGFEDKTVGTPRSRQVGASGMSRSNPSTDWLRLAEQSASYADRTAARYLDREALVPGATAALANIESRLDGPLTGRSGDVQNAVFEGVFAKLQRPLKNAGAQPLEIDILRSDKKLELLYLVLRQLEDLLEDLRASQVKPGQLPARSTQVIKDLWDAVNTEFFGKYYTVRVSTVEEEVVTLLQQEKPFVETQILNNIPLVPELFGHWLFQESMMIESELYLATTPQAIAYSEYLLENLMIQVANAVIQPLLNRLADTESIKKSLYSARMMSSREIERFRNDLSWRYRLNRLVNEPKAIFESRYNLFVLTAKGIGQMSIYSPRRAELNRLRGIPLVVTLAIETRDAIAPRLRTAISLLGNGVVYVLTEVIGRGLGLVGRGIFQGMGSAWQDTKRKGQPKNTYTQPASPKEQPYRSNYAENPYPQDFSEWE, from the coding sequence ATGAGTGACGCGACGCGCCCCCAACCTGGCCCTACTCAGAATCCGCTACAGCTCATGCTAGTCGATGCTGACCCGGTGTTTCGCCTAGGTTTAAAGGTGTGGCTAGAGCAGCAGAGCGACTTCACAGTCGTTGCCGAAGCAGGCAGCTCAGACGAAGCCCTCGCCGAGGTGCGATCACGTTTTAGTACTTACCGGCAGTCCCTAGACGATCCAGCCCTACGCCAGTCCGGTCGGCGCACTACTCCTCCAATTGATCTGATTTTGCTCGATCTAGGTATTGGGGCCTTAGACCCTGATGCTACGCCAGGGCTTAGCCTATGCCAGCAGATCAAGACAGACTTTCCAGACCTACCTGTCCTTGTTTTAGGTACCCGCGATGAACCCGTGCTTCAATCTGCGGCCGAACGCATGGGCGCAAACGGCTACGGCACCCGCAGTATGTCCGTTCGCCGCCTTGCTCAACTGATTCGCCAAGCTGCCGATCCAAATCAAACTCGTCCAACTAACGCCCCCACGCCTTCTATCCCCACAGCAGAACGTAGCCAAAGCCCCCTCTCAGCCCTGAGCGATATTCCTGGGCCGCTAACCGCTATGCGCATCAGCATGCGGCTCTCAGGTCTCAGGCAAATTGACAAGGCCCTGTTCGATGTCAACTTGGCTCGTCAGCAGACGAGTTCCTGGCTAAAGCAGACCATTCTAGACGGCAAAAAGCGTGAGCTGACCGCAGCTCGATGGCTGATGGCGGCGCTATGGAGAACGCCTGGCTTTGAGGATAAGACAGTAGGAACGCCAAGGAGTCGGCAAGTCGGTGCGTCTGGCATGAGCCGGTCTAACCCTAGTACCGACTGGCTGAGACTTGCCGAGCAATCTGCTAGCTATGCGGATAGGACGGCGGCGCGATATCTAGATCGAGAGGCTTTGGTACCAGGTGCGACAGCAGCGTTAGCAAACATCGAATCTCGGCTAGATGGACCTTTGACCGGGCGATCAGGCGATGTACAAAACGCGGTGTTTGAAGGAGTGTTTGCCAAGCTTCAGCGGCCCCTGAAAAATGCAGGCGCGCAGCCGCTAGAGATTGATATTCTCCGATCTGATAAGAAGCTAGAGCTGTTGTATCTCGTGCTAAGGCAGCTAGAAGACTTATTAGAAGATCTACGCGCTTCACAGGTAAAACCAGGGCAGCTACCTGCTAGATCAACGCAGGTCATAAAAGACCTATGGGATGCTGTGAATACAGAGTTTTTCGGCAAGTATTACACCGTCCGTGTGAGCACTGTCGAAGAGGAAGTTGTCACTTTACTACAGCAAGAAAAGCCCTTCGTAGAGACACAAATCTTGAACAATATTCCGCTAGTGCCAGAACTGTTCGGGCACTGGCTGTTTCAAGAGTCAATGATGATTGAAAGCGAGCTGTATTTGGCAACCACGCCACAGGCGATCGCCTACAGCGAATATTTGCTAGAGAATTTGATGATTCAAGTCGCCAACGCCGTCATACAGCCGCTGCTCAACCGCCTCGCCGATACAGAGTCTATCAAGAAAAGCCTGTACTCTGCTCGGATGATGTCTTCTAGAGAAATTGAGCGCTTTCGAAATGATCTTTCTTGGCGATATCGCCTCAATCGGCTGGTGAATGAACCAAAAGCTATCTTTGAGAGCCGCTACAACTTGTTTGTGCTCACAGCGAAAGGAATTGGTCAAATGTCGATATACTCACCGCGCCGAGCGGAGCTGAACCGGCTAAGGGGAATTCCGCTGGTGGTGACCCTAGCGATCGAAACTAGAGATGCGATCGCGCCTCGTTTGCGAACAGCAATTTCTCTGCTCGGCAATGGCGTAGTGTACGTTTTAACCGAAGTTATAGGTCGAGGTCTTGGGCTAGTAGGGCGTGGTATCTTTCAAGGGATGGGCTCTGCCTGGCAAGACACCAAGCGCAAAGGACAGCCTAAGAACACTTACACTCAACCTGCCTCGCCAAAAGAACAACCCTATCGCAGCAACTATGCCGAAAATCCATATCCACAAGACTTTAGTGAGTGGGAGTAA
- a CDS encoding sulfotransferase has product MSNLSESGNLPNLIIIGAMKSGTTSLHYYLDLHPDISMSRQKELDFFIAHKTWKKGVQWYRDNFADQTAKIYGESSPNYTNYPRWKGVPERMFSVVPNAKIIYLLRDPIERMISHYLHAYTSGIESKSVEEALTKPLEKNWYIARSQYFMQLQQYLQFFPDSNVLLITSEKLSKFPQETMKKVFDFIGVDSEFDLDVKRQSLANVVRFGSTIGSDQKFGKKFHQSANKTRRTLSAESPLAKTLSKAIAWMPNEIKSPIEDIVYRPFSEKVERPEIGLDLRKQLLDCLAEDVSSLKHYTKYDFPEWNLE; this is encoded by the coding sequence ATGAGCAATCTCTCCGAGTCAGGAAACTTACCAAACTTGATCATCATCGGAGCAATGAAGTCTGGAACCACGAGCCTTCATTACTACCTAGATCTTCATCCGGACATTTCTATGTCCCGCCAGAAAGAACTAGATTTTTTTATTGCTCATAAAACTTGGAAGAAAGGGGTTCAGTGGTATCGAGACAACTTTGCAGATCAAACAGCAAAGATCTATGGAGAATCATCACCCAACTACACCAACTATCCTCGGTGGAAAGGGGTGCCCGAGCGGATGTTTTCTGTGGTGCCGAACGCAAAGATAATCTACCTATTACGCGATCCGATCGAGCGGATGATCTCTCATTATCTGCACGCTTACACCAGCGGCATAGAAAGTAAAAGTGTTGAGGAGGCGTTGACAAAGCCTCTGGAAAAGAACTGGTATATCGCGCGCAGTCAGTACTTTATGCAATTACAGCAATACCTACAGTTTTTTCCAGATTCTAATGTTTTACTAATCACATCAGAAAAGCTATCTAAGTTTCCCCAAGAAACGATGAAGAAGGTTTTTGATTTCATCGGCGTAGATAGCGAATTCGACCTAGACGTAAAACGTCAAAGTTTGGCTAATGTGGTTAGATTCGGTTCGACGATTGGTTCAGACCAGAAATTTGGCAAAAAGTTTCATCAGTCCGCTAACAAAACTCGAAGAACTTTATCAGCAGAGAGTCCACTAGCAAAAACGTTATCTAAGGCGATCGCCTGGATGCCAAATGAAATCAAATCTCCTATCGAAGATATTGTTTATCGCCCTTTCTCTGAGAAAGTTGAGCGCCCTGAAATAGGTCTAGATCTACGCAAGCAGCTATTAGATTGTCTGGCTGAAGATGTGAGTAGTCTTAAGCACTATACAAAATATGATTTTCCAGAATGGAATCTAGAGTGA
- a CDS encoding glycosyltransferase family 87 protein → MALSTRLKKVLRLCQSSDVWRFTRIYGVYFLPIVFLGYITLESYQIDFRSMYLAGKSALLGLDPYVNYVGVRADFYGPINSESQTYSGFRYPPLAALVFSPLGALPYQNAKVLFTLIVLVFAVLLSFHFVRRSQFAMPETAVLFVMVSFPLIATVERGQIDILIVYLCLISYSLLHRRSQSVAAFLLAFAGMLKLFPFVLLIFYSDRKQWQFVGKTLLSAAVLFILPYPLLDPGSYTNFFKRTLPGYFGQIEAGLSTSLQGQGVIDGIVHSVDSTNLIAAHSFSSGEMNPWMASNTVGAIFCGLLLTGLLLIATRQTESNFQYYAFLNVINLFNPVSWIMGLVWYIPLFFYLSPLVSRWGRFLLLAPLFSPPGLNANAVLAYILSIVFALSFRIPHWGSILYQPDAQPTDHSRFHSGKSYFV, encoded by the coding sequence ATGGCCCTTTCAACCCGGCTCAAGAAAGTCCTGCGGTTGTGCCAAAGCTCAGACGTTTGGCGGTTTACTAGAATTTATGGGGTTTATTTTCTACCTATTGTTTTCTTGGGCTACATCACATTAGAGAGCTATCAGATTGATTTTCGCTCGATGTATCTAGCTGGGAAGTCTGCCTTGTTAGGACTAGATCCCTACGTCAACTATGTCGGCGTACGCGCTGACTTCTACGGGCCTATAAATTCTGAAAGTCAGACCTACTCTGGGTTTCGATACCCACCACTAGCAGCGCTAGTGTTTTCACCTTTAGGTGCCCTACCTTATCAAAACGCTAAGGTTTTGTTCACGTTGATAGTCCTGGTCTTTGCAGTGCTGCTGAGCTTTCATTTTGTTAGACGCAGCCAGTTTGCGATGCCGGAGACTGCTGTTCTATTTGTGATGGTTAGTTTCCCGCTGATAGCGACGGTAGAACGAGGCCAAATTGATATTTTAATTGTCTACCTATGCCTGATCTCCTACAGTCTTTTACACAGGCGTAGCCAGTCGGTAGCTGCTTTCTTACTTGCGTTTGCAGGCATGCTCAAGCTATTTCCTTTTGTCTTACTCATTTTCTATAGCGATCGCAAACAGTGGCAGTTTGTGGGCAAGACGCTCTTATCCGCTGCTGTTCTGTTTATCCTTCCCTACCCGCTTTTAGACCCAGGAAGCTACACCAACTTTTTCAAGCGGACACTGCCTGGCTACTTTGGTCAGATAGAGGCAGGGCTATCTACTAGCTTGCAGGGCCAGGGCGTAATTGACGGAATTGTTCATTCTGTTGATTCGACGAATCTAATCGCAGCTCACAGCTTTAGTAGTGGAGAAATGAATCCGTGGATGGCGAGTAATACGGTAGGAGCTATCTTCTGTGGACTGTTGCTGACTGGATTGCTGTTGATAGCCACTCGCCAAACTGAGTCTAACTTTCAGTATTACGCGTTTCTCAATGTGATTAATTTGTTCAATCCGGTCTCTTGGATTATGGGCCTAGTCTGGTACATCCCGCTGTTTTTCTATCTGTCACCGTTGGTTTCGAGGTGGGGTCGCTTCTTACTGTTGGCTCCGCTTTTCTCTCCGCCTGGTCTCAATGCTAATGCGGTATTGGCCTATATCTTATCGATTGTATTCGCTCTCTCATTTCGGATACCGCACTGGGGCAGCATCCTATATCAACCAGATGCTCAGCCTACAGATCACTCTAGATTCCATTCTGGAAAATCATATTTTGTATAG
- a CDS encoding NAD(P)/FAD-dependent oxidoreductase, with the protein MAHSICILGGGFGGLYTALALSKLDWEETPHEIVLIDQRDRFVFAPLLYELVTGELQTWEIAPPYEELVANTGIRFHQSGIDNIDINAQTVELTDGESLRYDRIVLALGGETPMDMAPGVAEHAIPFRSLEDAYRLKDKLRQLENDNLEKIRVAIVGGGYSGVEIACKIAERLGDKGRVRIVERANQILQSSPEFNRKAALDALNEKNVWIDYETTVTEVTANSFSMSYKDKVDTLPVDIVLWTVGSKVSPALDALDLPRNERGQFTIAPTLQVIDYPHVFALGDLADGPDADGKSVPPTAQSALQQADYAAWNIWASLSDRPLLPFRYQHLGEMMTLGTDNATLTGLGIKLEGNLAHVVRRLTYLYRMPTLDHQIRVGINWLTQPVQELLTGLSK; encoded by the coding sequence ATGGCTCACTCTATTTGCATTCTCGGTGGCGGCTTCGGCGGCCTATATACTGCTCTTGCCCTGAGCAAACTCGATTGGGAAGAGACACCGCATGAAATTGTGCTAATCGACCAGCGTGATCGCTTTGTTTTTGCTCCGCTGCTGTACGAGTTAGTCACCGGTGAGCTGCAGACTTGGGAAATTGCCCCTCCGTACGAAGAACTCGTTGCGAATACGGGCATTCGCTTTCACCAAAGTGGCATAGACAATATCGATATCAACGCCCAAACCGTTGAACTCACTGATGGTGAAAGTCTTCGCTATGACCGTATCGTGCTAGCACTCGGTGGCGAGACCCCGATGGATATGGCACCTGGCGTGGCTGAGCATGCTATTCCTTTTCGTAGCTTAGAAGATGCCTACCGCCTAAAAGACAAGCTGCGCCAGCTAGAAAATGACAATCTTGAGAAAATTCGGGTTGCTATCGTCGGTGGCGGCTACAGCGGTGTCGAAATCGCCTGCAAGATCGCTGAACGACTGGGAGATAAAGGCCGGGTCCGGATTGTCGAAAGAGCCAATCAAATCCTTCAATCCTCTCCTGAGTTCAATCGAAAAGCTGCCCTAGATGCGCTCAATGAAAAGAATGTATGGATCGACTACGAAACCACTGTTACTGAAGTCACTGCTAACAGTTTCTCCATGAGCTACAAAGACAAAGTTGATACGCTCCCAGTCGATATTGTGCTCTGGACGGTTGGCAGCAAAGTGAGTCCTGCTTTAGACGCGCTTGATCTTCCTCGTAACGAACGTGGGCAGTTCACCATTGCTCCTACCCTTCAGGTCATAGATTATCCGCACGTGTTTGCGCTAGGAGATTTAGCTGATGGCCCTGACGCCGATGGCAAATCCGTTCCCCCTACTGCGCAGTCTGCGCTCCAGCAGGCTGACTATGCCGCCTGGAATATCTGGGCTAGCCTTAGCGATCGCCCGCTTCTTCCTTTCCGCTACCAGCACCTCGGCGAAATGATGACGCTAGGGACTGATAATGCCACGCTGACTGGGCTGGGTATCAAGCTAGAGGGAAATCTAGCCCATGTTGTCCGTCGTCTCACTTATCTCTATCGTATGCCCACCCTCGATCACCAGATTCGCGTTGGTATCAACTGGCTAACTCAACCAGTGCAGGAACTATTGACGGGCCTAAGTAAGTAG
- a CDS encoding HAD-IA family hydrolase: MSVSSSRWPRPKVIYLDAFGTLFGVKSSVGDLYSQLAHSAGVESDPQAVNQAFYQSFAAAERLAFPEASPADIPALEYHWWKAIVAQTFEQVGVIDRFEDFDTFFATLYNYFETSDPWHVYADTPSSLRRWQSMGIELGVISNFDSRLHRVLSRLGLDTYFQSVTLSTEVGAAKPSPKIFQVALAKHNCTAQQAWHVGDSEAEDYVGAKAIGMRAVLVLR; encoded by the coding sequence ATGTCTGTATCTTCCTCCCGGTGGCCACGGCCAAAAGTTATCTATCTCGATGCTTTCGGTACACTCTTCGGTGTCAAAAGCAGCGTTGGCGATCTTTATAGTCAGCTGGCACACTCAGCCGGAGTAGAGAGCGATCCTCAAGCGGTCAATCAGGCTTTCTATCAAAGCTTTGCTGCTGCTGAGCGTTTGGCTTTTCCAGAGGCGAGTCCGGCTGATATCCCAGCGTTAGAATATCACTGGTGGAAAGCTATCGTAGCCCAGACGTTTGAGCAAGTAGGCGTGATCGATCGGTTTGAAGATTTTGATACCTTTTTCGCAACTCTGTATAACTATTTTGAAACTAGCGACCCATGGCATGTGTATGCTGATACCCCTTCGTCTCTTCGTCGCTGGCAGTCTATGGGAATTGAGCTAGGCGTTATTTCTAACTTTGACTCTCGTTTGCATCGCGTGCTTAGTCGTTTAGGATTAGATACGTATTTTCAATCGGTGACGCTATCTACCGAAGTGGGGGCTGCAAAACCTTCGCCCAAAATCTTTCAGGTGGCGCTGGCCAAACACAACTGTACGGCGCAGCAGGCATGGCATGTAGGCGATAGTGAAGCAGAGGATTATGTGGGCGCTAAAGCGATTGGTATGAGAGCAGTGCTAGTACTTAGATGA